One window from the genome of Mugil cephalus isolate CIBA_MC_2020 chromosome 23, CIBA_Mcephalus_1.1, whole genome shotgun sequence encodes:
- the arhgap1 gene encoding rho GTPase-activating protein 1 encodes MSSELLVDLEDPAAAQLGQLKLATIEDQQWPADESTLSKSETDISQRFDAGSPHLPWDHPFYDIARHQIIEVAGDDNFGRKVIVFNACRMPPQHQLDHHKLLMYLKGTLDQYVESDYTLIYFHHGLTSENKPSLSWLRDAYREFDRKYKKNIKALYIVHPTMFIKTLLILFKPIISFKFGRKINYVSYLSELDDVVNCEQLVIPTRVKEYDNKLKASLKPAAPSPMSPPHSPPLPDQVFGVPLTLLRERDPDGHPVPVVMRDTISFLSEHGLEIEGIFRRSANVTLVKEVQLKYNTGVTVNFREMEDVHLAAVILKTFLRELPEPLLTYQLYNDIVNFASVPSDSQADVMKTLLESLPKENYESLRYLIRFLAQVSSNSEVNKMTNSNLAVVFGPNLLWGRDNAMSLSAIGPINNFTRTLLDQQELVFT; translated from the exons ATGTCTTCAGAGCTGCTAGTAGATTTAGAAGACCCGGCGGCCGCACAGCTGGGACAGCTGAAGCTGGCCACCATAGAGGACCAGCAGTGGCCGGCCGACGAGTCCACTCTGAGCAAGTCAG agacGGACATTTCCCAGCGCTTCGATGCCGGCTCTCCCCACCTGCCCTGGGACCACCCTTTCTATGACATTGCTAGACATCAAATCATTGAAGTGGCAG GCGATGATAACTTTGGCAGAAAGGTGATAGTGTTTAACGCCTGCAGGATGCCCCCACAGCACCAGCTGGACCATCACAAGCTCCTGAT GTATCTTAAAGGAACTCTGGATCAGTATGTGGAGAGTGACTACACGCTGATCTATTTCCATCATGGACtgaccagtgaaaacaaaccatCTCTCAGCTGGCTACGGGACGCATACAGGGAGTTTGACAGAAA GTATAAGAAGAACATCAAGGCCCTGTACATTGTCCATCCCACCATGTTCATCAAGACTCTTCTGATCCTTTTCAAACCTATCATCag ttttAAGTTTGGCAGGAAGATCAACTATGTGAGCTATCTGAGCGAACTGGACGATGTGGTCAACTGTGAACAGCTGGTGATTCCGACCCGAGTTAAAGA GTATGACAACAAATTGAAAGCCTCCCTGAAACCGGCTGCACCATCTCCCATGTCTCCTCCTCACAGTCCTCCCCTCCCTGACCAAGTGTTCGGGGTGCCATTGACATT gctccGTGAGAGGGATCCAGATGGGCATCCAGTTCCTGTGGTGATGAGAGACACCATTAGCTTCCTTTCAGagcatg GTTTGGAGATTGAGGGTATCTTCAGACGGTCTGCCAATGTTACTCTGGTGAAAGAAGTCCAGCTCAAGTACAACACAG GTGTGACAGTGAATTTCAGAGAGATGGAAGATGTCCACTTGGCTGCTGTGATTCTGAAGACGTTCCTGAGGGAGCTTCCGGAGCCTCTGCTGACCTACCAGCTCTACAATGACATTGTCAACTTCGCCT CTGTGCCCAGTGATAGCCAGGCGGACGTGATGAAGACACTGTTGGAGTCACTGCCAAAGGAAAACTACGAATCGCTGCGATATCTCATCAGATTCCTTGCACAG gtatCAAGCAACAGTGAGGTGAATAAGATGACCAACAGTAACCTGGCCGTGGTGTTTGGCCCTAATCTTCTGTGGGGGCGGGACAACGCCATGTCGCTCAGCGCCATTGGGCCAATCAACAACTTCACCAGAACCCTGCTGGATCAGCAGGAACTGGTCTTTACCTAA
- the arl6ip6 gene encoding ADP-ribosylation factor-like protein 6-interacting protein 6, which produces MQHPESDSVRIISTSCNAGTARRPFTRRNGPKPWPSVALSVLGSVVAVAALGSVCALMYPIFKELRAEKVIGEDGTEERLLGFWSILVLSVLVGCICSIFSWTLTYLDSYQPDMVFPTMLTLHHIRDDSGHGFHMTYGVAVLNGIMAMLTVIWSLS; this is translated from the exons ATGCAACATCCTGAGTCAGATTCTGTGAGAATCATCTCAACGTCTTGTAATGCTGGGACTGCGAGACGGCCGTTTACCAGGCGGAACGGCCCCAAACCATGGCCCTCCGTCGCCCTTTCGGTACTGGGCTCCGTCGTAGCTGTGGCCGCTCTCGGTTCTGTCTGCGCGCTCATGTACCCTATATTTAAAG AGCTGCGTGCGGAAAAGGTGATAGGAGAAGATGGGACTGAAGAGAGGCTGCTGG GTTTCTGGAGTATCCTGGTGCTGTCTGTATTAGTAGGATGTATCTGCTCTATCTTTTCGTGGACTCTCACCTACCTTGACTCTTACCAGCCTGACATGGTGTTTCCAACGATGCTGACACTCCACCACATcag AGATGATTCTGGTCACGGTTTCCACATGACTTATGGCGTAGCTGTTCTTAATGGCATCATGGCAATGCTAACCGTCATCTGGAGCCTCTCCTGa
- the slc19a2 gene encoding thiamine transporter 1 has translation MSLFYPTLLLCLYGFFSNLRPSEPFLTAYLMGPDKNLTETQVVSEIYPIWTYSYLVLLFPIFLATDYLRYKPVLVLQATSFVVTYAMLWKTNGIAAMQLLEFFFGLATASDVAYYSYIYSVVEPAQYQKVTSYCRSITLFGSAAGSLMGQLLLSVAKVQLLHLVIVTLASAALAFVAPWFLPMPNRSLFFHKSSGVAEGRMESAEDSENKEPLNRQEVFMRSNSSEAGSHSSGFVEVLRGLFHDFVQCYKCRPLLAWSLWWALATCGYFQIINYAQALWENVRPSQDYEIYNGYVETLSTLFGALAALLVGCLPVSWALWGELVLCALSLLMAACVFVMDTLENIWLCYSSYILFRTVYMLLITVATFQIATSLSMHRYALVFGVNTFVALVLQTLLTVVVVDSVGLGLDIYTQFLIYGSYFVVISVIFLLAGLYKLASGRRSKGNSLAEGSESPPVVQALVDGMQ, from the exons GTTGTCAGTGAAATCTATCCAATATGGACGTATTCCTACCTCGTTTTGCTTTTTCCCATCTTCTTGGCCACTGATTACCTCCGCTATAAGCCTGTGTTGGTGCTGCAGGCCACCAGCTTTGTAGTTACCTACGCTATGCTTTGGAAGACGAATGGCATAGCGGCCATGCAGCTCCTGGAGTTTTTCTTTGGGCTGGCCACGGCTTCAGATGTGGCCTACTACTCTTACATCTACAGCGTGGTAGAGCCAGCACAGTACCAGAAAGTAACTAGTTACTGCCGCAGCATTACTCTGTTTGGATCAGCTGCTGGATCTCTGATGGGTCAGCTTCTCCTTTCGGTGGCCAAAGTTCAGCTGCTCCACCTTGTCATCGTTACACTTGCATCGGCTGCTCTGGCCTTTGTTGCTCCCTGGTTTCTCCCCATGCCCAACAGGAGCTTGTTCTTCCACAAGAGTTCAGGAGTAGcagaaggaaggatggagagCGCAGAGGATTCAGAGAACAAGGAGCCTCTGAATAGGCAGGAAGTCTTCATG agGTCCAATTCCTCTGAGGCAGGAAGTCATAGTAGCGGTTTCGTGGAGGTGTTGCGGGGGCTGTTTCATGACTTTGTGCAATGCTATAAAtgtcgccccctgctggcctgGTCACTGTGGTGGGCCCTGGCAACCTGTGGCTACTTCCAGATCATCAACTATGCTCAAGCACTATGGGAGAACGTTCGCCCATCCCAGGACTATGAAATCTATAATGGTTACGTAGAGACACTGTCCACTCTGTTCG GTGCTTTGGCAGCTCTGCTGGTGGGCTGCCTGCCCGTATCCTGGGCTCTATGGGGAGAGCTGGTGTTGTGCGCACTCTCCTTGTTGATGGCTGCGTGCGTGTTTGTCATGGACACACTGGAAAACATCTGGCTGTGCTACAGCTCTTACATCCTATTTCGAACCGTTTACATGCTACTCATCACCGTGGCCAC GTTTCAGATAGCGACCAGTCTCAGCATGCACCGGTACGCGTTGGTGTTTGGAGTGAACACTTTTGTGGCACTGGTGTTGCAGACCCTACTGACTGTGGTGGTAGTGGATTCAGTTGGGCTTGGCCTAGATATCTACACACAG TTCCTCATTTATGGCAGCTACTTTGTGGTCATTTCTGTGATCTTCCTCCTCGCCGGACTTTACAAACTGGCCTCAGGGAGGCGCTCTAAGGGCAACAGCCTAGCAGAGGGGTCGGAGTCTCCTCCAGTGGTGCAAGCTCTTGTGGATGGCatgcaataa